Proteins from one Porites lutea chromosome 3, jaPorLute2.1, whole genome shotgun sequence genomic window:
- the LOC140931569 gene encoding uncharacterized protein yields MDPIHKKVLANKTSDIMKRVSNPGILVAHLKTIFSPADTEEIEAKTSNRGPTAGTQTLLSILEKRGAKAFLLFLYALREEKNEELAEELEEEERNLRGKAVRRGNSFPQSNDNENNDFTVRSPPPPYSAPAGSSLITYDYSVEQQSLKAGQKPDVEINPLHENSSATNKQLLKQNKGITEGSLVKDIPFATRTKIERMMNVNNHNDHNWRGLAAAMNLSVDDVRQMEEGEKGKMAGLFDNMIHLKKTIKDLLDLLRNQAVQRLDVIDEIVQGCHLPKNLSESDNSELHETDSASKATSLPYSEQESQEAKAGCDTKPDARSPCQIEDDDDPKGKEAVAAKPDARIPCQEEDDRPNGKTASDTKPDARVPSQVEDDDDPKNRAQSDSKPDARWPSQVEHDDDPKNTAQSDSKPEARLPSQVEYDDHPKRRALSDTKPDARVPSQVEDDDDLKSRVLLDTKPDARVPSQVEGDEDPALRSRTKRATRMPYQGNDEDDVFESTGNKEVKRNALLLNCFGSSKTDKMHNSQLQELENVLEDHNWDVKCHRKCKASELLQAVHSFLDANSSDESLSFIYLAGPTVHINGKNYLLPTDLKCPSSRADLMRDALDINWLVSHLSENYMQVVVVDGAFENAQTDIKLKGVLKGLAPIPPPPNAVIAFPCHPGTIRPEQERLDYIKCLLANLEDDRIMLCDLFDKVRDELMKKNPNCSVPIEFSLSPSLFPLRLKTENNKAFLLLLSKGLHLESNVTCHAIIVANSTYSGSGLINTNQCLKDCEKLRMALLKGQWECTEVINKTGKEIKNELRESLNKLSEDKKDRVVMVYFMGYTRKILDRNCFFGRDFTVGSLEPLRSSVPLKWVLDLICEKLKGPKILIVDDLGTSQPEGLVPMTAPNDVLISLPRENKPGPNEASVTTKFAGFLETKAGELSLKEMVQKATFDRHRLSSSLYLN; encoded by the exons ATGGATCCTATTCACAAAAAAGTTCTTGCAAACAAGACTTCTGACATAATGAAAAGGGTTTCAAATCCAGGAATTTTAGTCGCTCATCTTAAGACGATATTTAGCCCTGCTGACACAGAGGAAATCGAGGCGAAAACTTCGAATCGGGGACCTACCGCCGGAACACAAACCTTGCTTAGTATACTAGAGAAGAGAGGAGCGaaagcatttttgctgtttttatacGCTTTGCGagaggaaaaaaatgaagaattgGCAGAGGAATTGGAGGAAGAAGAAAGGAATCTACGAGGAAAAGCAG TGAGAAGAGGGAACAGCTTTCCACAATCCAATGACAATGAAAACAATGACTTCACAGTCCGTTCTCCTCCTCCACCATACTCGGCACCAGCAGGAAGCAGCCTTATAACATATGACTATAGCGTAGAACAGCAATCACTCAAGGCTGGACAGAAACCAGATGTGGAGATCAATCCATTGCATGAAAATTCATCAGCCACCAACAAACAGTTGCTTAAGCAGAATAAAGGTATTACCGAAG GTTCTCTTGTTAAGGACATTCCTTTTGCAACACGCACAAAGATTGAGCGGATGATGAACGTCAATAACCATAATGATCATAACTGGAGAGGTCTGGCTGCAGCCATGAATCTGTCAGTTGATGATGTTCGACAAATGGAGGAAGGAGAAAAGGGGAAAATGGCAGGACTCTTTGATAACATGATTCATTTGAAGAAGACAATCAAAGATCTTCTTGATCTTCTTAGAAACCAAGCTGTACAGAGACTGGATGTTATAGATGAGATTGTACAGGGTTGTCATCTTCCAAAAAACCTTTCTGAGAGTGACAACTCTGAACTCCATGAAACAG ATTCTGCATCAAAAGCCACTTCATTACCATACTCAGAACAAGAATCACAGGAAGCTAAAGCTGGGTGTGACACCAAACCAGATGCTCGCAGTCCTTGTCAGattgaagatgatgatgatccCAAAGGCAAGGAAGCAGTGGCTGCTAAACCAGATGCTCGCATTCCCTGTCAAGAAGAAGATGACCGTCCTAATGGAAAGACAGCATCAGATACAAAACCAGATGCTCGTGTTCCAAGTCAGgttgaagatgatgatgatccTAAAAACAGAGCCCAGTCAGACTCCAAACCAGATGCTCGTTGGCCAAGCCAGGTTGAACATGATGATGATCCTAAAAACACAGCACAGTCAGATTCCAAACCAGAGGCCCGTTTGCCAAGCCAGGTTGAATATGATGACCATCCTAAAAGAAGAGCACTGTCAGATACAAAACCAGATGCTCGAGTTCCAAGTCAGGTTGAAGACGATGATGATCTTAAAAGCAGAGTGCTGTTGGATACCAAACCAGATGCTCGTGTTCCTAGCCAAGTGGAAGGTGATGAAGACCCAGCATTGAGAAGTAGGACTAAACGAGCTACTCGGATGCCCTACCAAGgtaatgatgaagatgatgtaTTTGAGAGCACAG GAAACAAGGAGGTTAAAAGGAATGCACTACTATTAAACTGCTTTGGTAGTAGTAAAACTGATAAAATGCACAACAGTCAGCTGCAGGAATTGGAAAATGTGCTTGAAGATCATAACTGGGATG TAAAGTGCCACCGCAAATGCAAGGCATCGGAGTTGCTTCAGGCTGTTCACTCATTTCTGGATGCAAACAGTAGTGACGAGTCTTTATCCTTCATTTACCTTGCTGGCCCCACAGTGCAT ATTAATGGAAAGAATTACCTGCTTCCAACAGATTTGAAATGTCCTTCCTCCCGGGCTGACCTTATGCGCGATGCCCTGGACATCAACTGGCTGGTGTCACATCTAAGCGAGAATTAT atgcAAGTGGTAGTAGTTGATGGTGCTTTTGAAAATGCTCAAACAGACATAAAacttaaaggtgttttaaagGGTCTTGCTCCGATTCCTCCTCCACCAAATGCAGTCATTGCGTTTCCCTGTCATCCAGGAACAATTCGTCCAGAACAGGAAAGACT AGATTACATTAAATGTTTGTTGGCAAACCTAGAGGATGATCGTATAATGCTATGTGATCTGTTTGACAAAGTCCGAGATGAGTTGATGAAGAAGAATCCAAACTGCAGTGTACCTATCGAGTTTTCACTCAGCCCTTCGCTTTTCCCACTCCGCCTCAAGACTGAAAACAATAAAG CTTTTTTGTTACTCTTGTCAAAAGGGCTTCACTTGGAATCCAATGTAACTTGCCATGCCATAATAGTTGCAAACTCCACGTATAGTGGCAGTGGTCTTATCAACACCAATCAATGCTTGAAAGACTGTGAAAAGCTACGGATGGCTTTGCTTAAGGGTCAGTGGGAATGCACTG AAGTTATTAACAAGACAGGCAAAGAGATAAAAAACGAGTTGAGGGAATCTTTAAACAAGCTGAGTGAGGACAAAAAGGACAGGGTTGTGATGGTGTATTTTATGGGCTACACTCGAAAG ATATTGGATCGTAACTGTTTCTTTGGAAGAGATTTCACTGTTGGTTCTCTTGAGCCTCTACGTTCAAGTGTCCCTCTTAAGTGGGTACTGGATCTCATATGTGAGAAACTTAAAGGG ccAAAAATCTTAATAGTAGATGACTTAGGAACAAGCCAGCCGGAAGGACTGGTACCAATGACAGCTCCAAATGATGTGTTGATCAGTTTACCTAGAGAAAATAAACCCGG GCCTAATGAAGCCAGTGTCACGACCAAATTTGCTGGGTTCCTGGAAACCAAAGCTGGTGAACTTTCCCTGAAGGAGATGGtacaaaaagcaacttttgatCGACACCGCCTTAGTTCTAGTTTATAtttaaactga